The genomic interval AATCAATAAAAATATACTATTACCGAAGCGATTTAATAAGAGATGAAAAAAAGGAAAATATTCTCGATTTTAAAGATTATGATAATGCAGGAAAGTGGTATATATTTTTAGACGAAGCTCATCGCGGAGAAACTGGCTCGTCGACTATACAGGATTATATTACTATTCTTTGCAGGAATGGCTTTTTGTTCAACTTCTCGGCGACATTTACCGATGAGATTGATTATGCTACGACAGTTTACAATTTTAATCTTGAGAAATTTATAAATGGAGGTTATGGTAAGAATATTTATTTATGCAAAAGTAGTTTCGAATTTGATTCTGCTCTGGATGAGTTTTCAGTCAGAACAAAACAATTGCAGGTATTGAAATCAATGCTCGTTTATACATTAATAAAAAAACAAAGAACTCCTAATCTCTATCATAGCCCGTTAATGGTAACGCTTGTTAATACCGTGAATACAGAGGATTCAGATTTACTAATGTTTTTTAAGATTATGGAGTCGATAGCCGGTGGAGATTATGATGCTGACTTATTAGAACAAGCAAAAGAATCTTTACTTGCTGACTTTAATTTTAAGAACTATGTTTATGGAGATGAGAAGTTAACATTTGATAAATCACTTTTGATAAATCTCACAATAAAAGATATTTTATATTTTTTATTTAATTCAAAAACACATGGCAAAATCGAGTTATTGGAGGGAGAAAAAAATAAAGAAATTGTACTTAAACTCCAAACATCATCAAAAGCGTTTGCACTAATTAAAATTGGTAATGCAGACAGTTTTCAAAGCAATTTATTAGGTCCAGGCTATTTGAGAAGTATGTCCTATTATAATATTAATTACTTTCAATCGCTTAATTCAAATGATGACATTAATATTCTCTTAGGAAGTAGAAGCTTCTATGAAGGATGGGACAGTAATCGACCAAATGTAATAAATTTTATTAATATTGGTGGAGCAGATGCTCAAAAATATGTGCTTCAATCATTAGGACGAGGCGTTAGAATTGAGCCAATAAGTGGATACAGGAAAAGACTTCCTTTAGCAGATACACGAAAAAACTGTCTAATGGAAACTTTGTTTGTTTTCGCAACTGACAGAAATGGCGTTGAAAGTATTTTAAAGACCATTGAACACGAAAAATCAGAAAATGGTAAAGAAATAGAGCTTGTAAAAAATGCAACTGGTTTTGACTTATTAATCCCAAAATATAAGCAATCAGAATCTCGTAATGATTTCAATTATTTTTATGTTTCTAGAAAAACAAAAGAATCGTTTGAAGCCTATTTTAAATCCATGCCAGCAAATCTAGCAATATTGAAATATGGCATTATTCCTGAGCAGTATTTTATTATAAAAGATAAAATTGAAAAAGATGAATTCTTTGCTATCAAAGAAGATCGCGTTTATTATGATATGGATTTTCTTTTTGAGTTAGTTGCAAAACATGTAAGTCTTAAAAATTATGTAGTCAGTGATATTCATCCTATTAATGATGAGATTGTTCATTTTAAACATATTCGAGCTATAAATCTGTCTGATACAGAACTCATCGAATTAAGCAAAAAAATAAAGAATATTAGTAATTATTCTGGTGAAACAACGACTCAATTGGCAAAGATGCTCGCAAACGGAGAAATTACAGAAGATGAATTCAATCAAAGAAATGCTGCTACAAAAAAAGAAGATACTTTCAAAGACGTTGTTATAGCACATATTGCCAAACATTATTATTTACCTGTTATATATTCACTTGATGAAAAAGTTTCCTACTTGAAAAATATTATTACGCATGAAAGTGAAACCATGTTTGTAAAATCACTGGTAAATGGAATGTCATCTATTCCAGGTGATGTTGATTGGATGTTTTCAAAACTTCAAGAAAATACTGATTCAATCTATATTCCATATTATTGCTATAAGGATAACTCATATCATAAATTCTACCCGGATTTTATATTTTGGATAAAAAAAGGGAATAAATATAAGATTGTGTTTGTTGACCCAAAAGGTACGCAAAACACAGATTACTTAAACAAAGTTGACGAGTACGAGCGAATTTTCACAGATAATGGAAAACCAAAAAATTACAAATATGCTGACTATGAAATTATATTTGATCTAAAGCTTGTAGGTGAAGATAGAAACAAAGTTCCTGCTAAATACCGCTCTTACTGGTTGACACAAGGTGATTTTAATTTTATTAACATTTAAATGGTGTAAACTATAGGAAATAATCCATATATAAAATAGAACATTTTCGATAATGAAATCCTAAACTTTTATGAGTTCCCTTATGCGGCATCCATCCTGCATCCTCAACCCCCTGTAAAAAAGGGGGTTATCTAATCTGGTAACTCAACTATTAATTTTCGGGACGGTTGATATGTTCCCTCAAACAATAAAAATAAGGGTTTCCTGACATTGCCACATCCGGCAGATCGGCCTCGAGAAAAGCTAAATGTCTGGAAACCCTTTATTTACAAGCTTTTTAGTTCTTTATTTCTTAACCCTTGACATCAATGTGACGCACTCAACATGTGTCGTGTGTGGGAACATATCTACAGGCTGCACCTCTACTACCTTATAGCCTTCCTCTACTAAATATCCTAAATCTCTTGCTAATGTCGAAGGATTACAGGACACATAGGCTATCCTTTGGGGACTAGCCTCTATTATGGAATATATTAAGGATTTATCTAATCCTTTTCTAGGTGGATCAACTACTATGGCATCAATTTTTATACCTTTTTCATTTAATTTTGGCAAAACATCCTCGCTTTTTCCTAGGATAAATTCCACATTATCTATATTGTTTAACTTTAAATTTTCCCTTGCATCCTCTATAGCCTCTTTTACAACCTCTACACCATAGACCTTCCTTACATGTTTGGAAATATATATGGAAATGGTCCCTATTCCACAATATAGATCTGCTACAACTTCATTCCCTGTTAAATTTAAATACTCTACTACCTGGTCATATAAAACTTTCGTCTGTTCATGATTTACTTGGAAAAAGGATTTAGGTGAGATTAAAAATTTATATTCCCCTATATGGTCCAAAACCCTATCTTCACCATACAGCTTTATATCTCTAGGCCCTAATGTCACCAGTTTATCATTTTTGTTTATATTTTGGTATATACTTACCACAGTGTTACCGGAATAAGTAAGCATCTCTATTAACTCCTTTTTATGAGGAAAGTATTCATCCTTGGTTACGATTACTACCATGGCCTTATTTTCCTTAGTAGTTCTTATTAGTAGGTTTTTAATTATACCTTTTTTGCTTTTCTTATCGTAGCCATCCACCTTATATTTTTTCATGAATTTTTTCATTATAATTAATATATCATCTACTATTTCATCCTGAATAATGGATTTCTCCACAGGGACTACGGTATGAGTTCCTTTTTTGAAAAATCCAATTTTATAATCTTTTCCTACCTGAAATTCCACCTTATTCCTATACCTGTAGGGATAGTCCATACCAATGGTATCCATTACCAATATATCCTCTATTTTACCTATTCTCATTAAACTGTTTATAACCCTATTCTTTTTAAACTCCAACTGTTTTTCATAAGCTAGGTTTTGCAATTGGCATCCATCACATTGGTAAAAATGTTGACATTGAGGTTCATCCCTGTAAGGAGATTTTTCTAATATTCCTACTACTCTTCCTATTCCAAATTTCTTCTTAATCTCCAATACCTCTATATATACTACATCTCCTATAATTCCCCCATGAACAAAAAAGGTGAACCCTTCATATTTACCTACTCCCATCCCTTCACTGCTAATATCGGTAATTTCAAGTTTTATTCTATCTCCTACATTAACACCTTCCATAAAATGCTCCTTTCACAAAAATAGGACACAGTTTGTGTCCTAAATAGAATCGGTAATATCTCTACCATCTTATGAATATATTGGTACGACCCTTGCTTAACATTTGATATAGTTTTGATTTAACATAATTTCTATAAAAAGTTCTGGTTCCTGGCAAAACCATAGTTATACCTATAACATCAGTAATAATACCAGGCGTAAGCAAGAGCAGTCCTCCAATTAGAATAGACAAACCATTTAGCA from Tepidimicrobium xylanilyticum carries:
- a CDS encoding DEAD/DEAH box helicase family protein, whose protein sequence is MAVNHYQNLVDNINYEDINEWQIPDIYHFSDKKVLFPYQVEALKNTAKLLKTFYSSPNGKKELYEFCISNGMESNFCVQKYIKPIDERKGIANPRFELLSEYYNINDDYNTIDGVHFFNRCAYWMATASGKTIVLIKVIEYISYLKEKGLIPNYDIMLLLPKENLLEQFKELVIEYNNSRNPNSRIEIVNLKDYDSDKANPSIIKSIKIYYYRSDLIRDEKKENILDFKDYDNAGKWYIFLDEAHRGETGSSTIQDYITILCRNGFLFNFSATFTDEIDYATTVYNFNLEKFINGGYGKNIYLCKSSFEFDSALDEFSVRTKQLQVLKSMLVYTLIKKQRTPNLYHSPLMVTLVNTVNTEDSDLLMFFKIMESIAGGDYDADLLEQAKESLLADFNFKNYVYGDEKLTFDKSLLINLTIKDILYFLFNSKTHGKIELLEGEKNKEIVLKLQTSSKAFALIKIGNADSFQSNLLGPGYLRSMSYYNINYFQSLNSNDDINILLGSRSFYEGWDSNRPNVINFINIGGADAQKYVLQSLGRGVRIEPISGYRKRLPLADTRKNCLMETLFVFATDRNGVESILKTIEHEKSENGKEIELVKNATGFDLLIPKYKQSESRNDFNYFYVSRKTKESFEAYFKSMPANLAILKYGIIPEQYFIIKDKIEKDEFFAIKEDRVYYDMDFLFELVAKHVSLKNYVVSDIHPINDEIVHFKHIRAINLSDTELIELSKKIKNISNYSGETTTQLAKMLANGEITEDEFNQRNAATKKEDTFKDVVIAHIAKHYYLPVIYSLDEKVSYLKNIITHESETMFVKSLVNGMSSIPGDVDWMFSKLQENTDSIYIPYYCYKDNSYHKFYPDFIFWIKKGNKYKIVFVDPKGTQNTDYLNKVDEYERIFTDNGKPKNYKYADYEIIFDLKLVGEDRNKVPAKYRSYWLTQGDFNFINI
- the rlmD gene encoding 23S rRNA (uracil(1939)-C(5))-methyltransferase RlmD, with translation MEGVNVGDRIKLEITDISSEGMGVGKYEGFTFFVHGGIIGDVVYIEVLEIKKKFGIGRVVGILEKSPYRDEPQCQHFYQCDGCQLQNLAYEKQLEFKKNRVINSLMRIGKIEDILVMDTIGMDYPYRYRNKVEFQVGKDYKIGFFKKGTHTVVPVEKSIIQDEIVDDILIIMKKFMKKYKVDGYDKKSKKGIIKNLLIRTTKENKAMVVIVTKDEYFPHKKELIEMLTYSGNTVVSIYQNINKNDKLVTLGPRDIKLYGEDRVLDHIGEYKFLISPKSFFQVNHEQTKVLYDQVVEYLNLTGNEVVADLYCGIGTISIYISKHVRKVYGVEVVKEAIEDARENLKLNNIDNVEFILGKSEDVLPKLNEKGIKIDAIVVDPPRKGLDKSLIYSIIEASPQRIAYVSCNPSTLARDLGYLVEEGYKVVEVQPVDMFPHTTHVECVTLMSRVKK